In Bombus vancouverensis nearcticus chromosome 1, iyBomVanc1_principal, whole genome shotgun sequence, a single genomic region encodes these proteins:
- the LOC117153481 gene encoding uncharacterized protein LOC117153481 isoform X2: MPGEVRAQPLDPTMYGGSIMQPDEEIQYAPRSRPVSFYDNFKDVPMVAPCVTSALSADNLNQVRDNGISSSMATANNNNNNNRVSSAVSAGNVSKIQNAKVTVSTGNIGKIYRLEKEKELGRAPSMANCLSTTVPVNLAAAQIAGRHTPTRNSLRHSRMIVLHRSGHRPQKFLPPLVYHWRLGRCLAALQTILGIAITSLSLWLLLWAPHLPVTDNPYWSGMPLLLSGSFGICLLCCFKKEYPVMSPGLCLTLIKIISVLLATLATVTCSIACVFSAIHLARLMGLECNPARVLNATCVCRPRGNTSNFTESAVRYMDLNCPEVESILIILLIFSTTCNALGALVSGWYTYLHWSTRHKRPKYMQVRTTPISGNNFLSSRPIYNPNLNER, encoded by the exons ATGCCTGGCGAGGTGCGCGCGCAACCCTTAGACCCAACTATGTATGGTGGTAGCATAATGCAGCCCGACGAGGAGATTCAGTACGCGCCAAGGAGTCGTCCTGTTAGCTTTTACGATAATTTTAAG GACGTGCCAATGGTGGCACCTTGCGTGACTTCCGCTCTAAGCGCCGACAATTTGAATCAGGTTCGTGACAACGGTATTAGCTCGTCGATGGCCACGGCcaataacaacaataacaacaatcGAGTGAGTAGCGCAGTCAGTGCTGGTAACGTGTCGAAGATCCAGAACGCCAAGGTCACCG TATCGACAGGGAATATTGGGAAAATCTATCGgttagaaaaggaaaaagagttgGGTCGCGCCCCGTCAATGGCCAATTGTTTGTCAACCACGGTTCCCGTTAACCTGGCAGCCGCTCAAATTGCTGGTCGGCACACGCCCACAAGGAATTCCCTCAGGCACAGCAGAATGATCGTATTGCATCGCAGTGGTCATC gACCTCAAAAATTCCTACCGCCGTTGGTTTATCACTGGCGGTTAGGACGGTGTTTAGCAGCGTTGCAAACGATTCTCGGTATCGCGATAACTTCGTTGTCATTATGGTTATTACTTTGGGCACCTCATCTACCTGTGACGGATAATCCCTATTGGAGTGGAATGCCG TTGTTACTTTCGGGTAGCTTCGGTATTTGCTTACTGTGCTGTTTCAAAAAGGAATACCCCGTCATGAGTCCTGGATTGTGTCTCACTTTGATCAAG ATAATCAGCGTGCTACTGGCAACTCTAGCAACAGTGACCTGTTCCATCGCGTGTGTATTCTCTGCGATACACCTGGCGCGTTTAATGGGCCTGGAATGCAACCCAGCGCGGGTATTAAACGCTACCTGCGTGTGCAGGCCTCGTGGGAATACGTCGAACTTCACCGAATCGGCAGTTAGATACATGGATTTGAATTGTCCCGAAGTAGAGAGTATTTTGATCATTCTTCTCATCTTTTCCACCACTTGCAATGCTCTTGGAGCCCTAGTATCGGGCTGGTATACCTACCTACATTGGAGTACCAGACACAAAAGGCCAAAATACATGCAAGTGAGAACCACTCCGATCAGTGGGAACAACTTCCTCAGCAGCAGGCCAATATACAATCCAAATTTGAACGAGCGATGA
- the LOC117153481 gene encoding uncharacterized protein LOC117153481 isoform X1 → MPGEVRAQPLDPTMYGGSIMQPDEEIQYAPRSRPVSFYDNFKDVPMVAPCVTSALSADNLNQVRDNGISSSMATANNNNNNNRVSSAVSAGNVSKIQNAKVTGAVSTGNIGKIYRLEKEKELGRAPSMANCLSTTVPVNLAAAQIAGRHTPTRNSLRHSRMIVLHRSGHRPQKFLPPLVYHWRLGRCLAALQTILGIAITSLSLWLLLWAPHLPVTDNPYWSGMPLLLSGSFGICLLCCFKKEYPVMSPGLCLTLIKIISVLLATLATVTCSIACVFSAIHLARLMGLECNPARVLNATCVCRPRGNTSNFTESAVRYMDLNCPEVESILIILLIFSTTCNALGALVSGWYTYLHWSTRHKRPKYMQVRTTPISGNNFLSSRPIYNPNLNER, encoded by the exons ATGCCTGGCGAGGTGCGCGCGCAACCCTTAGACCCAACTATGTATGGTGGTAGCATAATGCAGCCCGACGAGGAGATTCAGTACGCGCCAAGGAGTCGTCCTGTTAGCTTTTACGATAATTTTAAG GACGTGCCAATGGTGGCACCTTGCGTGACTTCCGCTCTAAGCGCCGACAATTTGAATCAGGTTCGTGACAACGGTATTAGCTCGTCGATGGCCACGGCcaataacaacaataacaacaatcGAGTGAGTAGCGCAGTCAGTGCTGGTAACGTGTCGAAGATCCAGAACGCCAAGGTCACCG GTGCAGTATCGACAGGGAATATTGGGAAAATCTATCGgttagaaaaggaaaaagagttgGGTCGCGCCCCGTCAATGGCCAATTGTTTGTCAACCACGGTTCCCGTTAACCTGGCAGCCGCTCAAATTGCTGGTCGGCACACGCCCACAAGGAATTCCCTCAGGCACAGCAGAATGATCGTATTGCATCGCAGTGGTCATC gACCTCAAAAATTCCTACCGCCGTTGGTTTATCACTGGCGGTTAGGACGGTGTTTAGCAGCGTTGCAAACGATTCTCGGTATCGCGATAACTTCGTTGTCATTATGGTTATTACTTTGGGCACCTCATCTACCTGTGACGGATAATCCCTATTGGAGTGGAATGCCG TTGTTACTTTCGGGTAGCTTCGGTATTTGCTTACTGTGCTGTTTCAAAAAGGAATACCCCGTCATGAGTCCTGGATTGTGTCTCACTTTGATCAAG ATAATCAGCGTGCTACTGGCAACTCTAGCAACAGTGACCTGTTCCATCGCGTGTGTATTCTCTGCGATACACCTGGCGCGTTTAATGGGCCTGGAATGCAACCCAGCGCGGGTATTAAACGCTACCTGCGTGTGCAGGCCTCGTGGGAATACGTCGAACTTCACCGAATCGGCAGTTAGATACATGGATTTGAATTGTCCCGAAGTAGAGAGTATTTTGATCATTCTTCTCATCTTTTCCACCACTTGCAATGCTCTTGGAGCCCTAGTATCGGGCTGGTATACCTACCTACATTGGAGTACCAGACACAAAAGGCCAAAATACATGCAAGTGAGAACCACTCCGATCAGTGGGAACAACTTCCTCAGCAGCAGGCCAATATACAATCCAAATTTGAACGAGCGATGA
- the LOC117153480 gene encoding transmembrane channel-like protein, with protein MKESMKQETTEKISGILRSNTVSRSRVQSMPLSMQPSLQVAVTSLQSSIERSVTFVITEDEGNQRESCSNQAREEERNAIDVKNYTDMQRVSIAEEEANEDEYSASACEIMQRRSSSRRQSRRRRRPSSPFNAEAEAMLRRRSSVYTISSGETVISIEESGSQEQIFEKLKMHKEVLSGVKQQAWPLCRKIKLVRQAKSYVRRHEGVLQERLAHTRSTKDVIARISLFITKKWQYCRREMVNLQTWLVPWELRIKEIESHFGSAVASYFTFLRWLFWVNLVMTVILTAFVAIPEMLTADQAAAGERKIMPEEEKIKSKHLLTLWEFEGILRYSPFFYGWYTNQDSGSGYRLPLAYFVTNLVIYIYSFVAILRKMAKNSRLSKLTEKDDECVFSWKLFTGWDFMIGNTETAHNRTASIVLGFKEALLEEAEKEKDERNWRIISMRIFVNTSVIALFGLSAYAVVKVVVRSSEELEQTNWWRQNEITVVLSLITYVFPSFFEILGLLESYHPRKQLRLQLARIMVLNLLNFYSLIFALFEKIDSMKQDLKYVQETIKNCKYISIECDDSMRKSQQVVTLASLSLILANNVTAMQYRSELPETTLPPFSFIPASLYLNPILDEKSLEEIYNVGDYPPLDYTYDNYDDITSNELNKSASISTENVTEETEFTTQMFEQNDTFEATTIFTIFENLTEISFTNFTEETDSSSMTSIFFNESTAYSETIEESDYNISTNTNTISSIITEDYNETFPTKTKEFITLSSMSSQINDTSEYSVITTLNTNTEHSMNTITFNRESSTENTNKISTIDRSSTTLREGVIPISEKDYVTKCFEKICTTTTQNTTSSPNPLDIKARKKPRRLCWETMFGQELAKLTVMDLILSIVTTLSIDFFRAVFVRYMNNCWCWDLEKQFPQYGDFKIAENILHLVNNQGIIWMGMFFSPGLTALNLLKLGILMYLRSWAVLTCNVPHEVVFRASRSNNFYYALLLTMLCLYILPVGYAIVWVKPSWDCGPFSGYEKIYQLATKQLTKSLPDPINKCLDYITSPGIIIPLIVLMVLIIYYMVSLTNSLREANNDLKIQLRHERTEERRKLFKIVKKREELSDSSFLKWKRMLPALSKRSAKTRTAKGKRRNLIINEVIIIELLMKL; from the exons ATGAAGGAAAGTATGAAACAGGAAACCACGGAGAAAATTTCTGGAATTTTAAGATCGAATACTGTGTCTCGATCTCGAGTACAATCGATGCCATTGTCGATGCAGCCTTCTCTGCAA GTGGCAGTTACTTCCCTGCAATCATCAATTGAACGATCAGTTACCTTTGTCATCACCGAAGACGAGGGTAACCAGAGGGAAAGTTGCTCAAATCAAGCgagggaagaagagagaaacGCCATTGACGTGAAAAACTACACCGATATGCAGAGAGTCTCTATAGCTG AGGAAGAGGCCAACGAGGATGAATATTCTGCTTCAGCGTGTGAGATCATGCAACGACGGAGTTCTAGTCGGCGACAAAGCAGACGGAGACGTCGTCCATCCTCTCCCTTCAACGCCGAGGCTGAAGCCATGCTACGTCGAAGATCTTCCGTTTACACTATAAGTTCCGGAGA AACGGTGATCTCCATTGAAGAAAGTGGAAGTCAAGAACAGATATTTGAAAAGTTGAAAATGCACAAAGAAGTGTTGAGTGGAGTGAAGCAACAAGCTTGGCCACTTTGTCGGAAGATTAAGTTAGTACGACAAGCAAAATCCTACGTTAGAAGACATGAGGGAGTTCTTCAGGAAAGACTGGCTCACACTCGCAGCACGAAAGACGTTATTGCTCGGATTTCCCTGTTTATTACCAAG AAATGGCAATACTGTCGGAGAGAGATGGTTAACCTTCAAACATGGTTGGTGCCATGGGAACTTCGTATAAAGGAAATCGAATCACATTTTGGTTCAGCAGTGGCTTCGTATTTTACCTTTCTTCGTTGGTTGTTTTGGGTTAACCTTGTCATGACAGTTATTCTTACTGCTTTTGTGGCCATTCCTGAG ATGCTCACAGCAGACCAGGCAGCAGCAGGGGAGCGGAAGATAATGCCCGAGGAGGAGAAGATAAAATCGAAGCACTTATTAACTCTGTGGGAATTCGAGGGCATCCTAAGGTACTCACCGTTCTTTTATGGCTGGTACACAAATCAAGATTCTGGAAGCGGTTACAGATTACCTCTAGCTTATTTCGTCACCAATTTGGTCATTTATATCTACAGTTTCGTCGCCATATTACGCAA AATGGCAAAAAATTCACGATTGAGCAAACTCACGGAGAAAGACGACGAGTGCGTGTTTTCTTGGAAGTTATTCACTGGATGGGACTTCATGATTGGGAATACTGAAACTGCGCACAATAGGACGGCGAGCATCGTTCTTGGATTTAAAGAAGCTTTGTTAGAGGAagctgaaaaagaaaaagatgaaagGAA TTGGAGGATTATATCAATGAGGATCTTCGTAAACACATCTGTGATTGCATTATTCGGATTGTCAGCGTATGCCGTGGTAAAAGTGGTCGTACGAAGTTCTGAGGAACTCGAACAGACCAATTGGTGGCGTCAAAACGAAATTACGGTCGTACTGTCCTTGATCACATACGTGTTCCCGTCGTTCTTTGAGATATTGGGACTACTGGAGAGCTATCATCCTAGGAAACAGCTGCGTTTGCAGCTTGCACG AATAATGGTTCtcaatttattgaatttttattcacTAATATTCGCATTGTTTGAGAAGATCGATTCAATG AAGCAAGATTTAAAATATGTTCAGGAAACAATTAAGAACTGCAAATACATATCTATCGAATGTGATGATAGTATGAGGAAATCGCAACAGGTCGTGACATTAGCATCCTTAAGTTTAATCTTGGCAAACAATGTCACTGCAATGCAGTATAGAAGTGAACTTCCTGAAACAA CACTGCCACCGTTTTCATTCATACCCGCGAGTCTGTATCTGAACCCGATACTCGATGAAAAATCACTGGAAGAAATATACAATGTCGGAGATTATCCTCCTCTGGATTATACATACGATAATTACGACGATATTACATCAAACGAACTGAACAAATCTGCATCCATTTCCACTGAAAATGTAACTGAAGAGACAGAGTTTACAACGCAAATGTTTGAACAAAATGATACATTTGAAGCAACCACCATTTTCACTATCTTCGAAAATCTCACAGAAATTTCTTTTACAAATTTTACTGAAGAAACTGATAGTTCTTCTATGACTAGTATTTTCTTCAACGAATCTACAGCTTATAGCGAAACAATTGAAGAAAGCGATTATAATATAAGTACAAATACAAATACTATTTCTAGTATCATTACTGAAGATTACAATGAAACTTTTCCCACGAAGACAAAAGAATTTATCACATTATCATCTATGTCATCACAAATAAATGATACATCTGAGTATTCTGTAATTACAACATTGAATACAAACACTGAACATTCGATGAACACGATTACATTTAATAGAGAATCTAGTACAGAAAATACTAATAAAATTTCCACTATCGATCGTTCCTCGACAACGTTACGTGAAGGTGTAATACCTATCTCAGAGAAGGATTACGTCACAAAATGTTTTGAGAAGATTTGCACAACAACTACACAGAATACAA CCTCTTCACCGAATCCGTTAGACATAAAAGCTCGGAAAAAGCCTCGTCGTTTGTGCTGGGAAACGATGTTTGGTCAAGAACTTGCTAAGCTCACCGTCATGGACTTg ATACTCAGCATTGTGACCACGCTTAGTATAGATTTCTTCCGTGCAGTTTTTGTACGATACATGAATAATTGCTGGTGTTGGGACCTAGAAAAGCAATTTCCTCAGTATGGTGATTTCAAGATTGCTGAAAATATACTTCATTTGGTAAATAATCAAGGAATTATTTGGATGGGGATGTTCTTCAGCCCAGGATTAACGGCCCTGAATCTTCTAAAACTTGGAATTCTTATGTATTTAAGATCCTGGGCTGTTCTTACCTGTAATGTGCCGCATGAAGTAGTTTTTCGAGCCTCtag GTCCAATAACTTTTACTATGCTCTGTTGTTAACCATGTTATGTTTATATATTCTACCTGTTGGCTATGCCATAGTTTGGGTTAAACCATCCTGGGATTGTGGTCCATTCTCTGGTTACGAGAAAATTTACCAGTTAGCAACTAAACAGCTCACTAAATCTCTTCCTGATCCAATTAACAA GTGCCTTGATTACATTACTTCACCTGGCATAATAATTCCACTAATTGTTCTTATGGTACTCATTATTTATTACATGGTCTCATTAACTAACTCTTTAAGAGAAGCTAATAATGATTTAAAG ATACAACTGCGTCATGAACGTACTGAGGAACGacggaaattatttaaaatagtgaagaaaagagaagaactgTCTGACTCGTCCTTTCTGAAATGGAAAAGAATGTTACCAGCTTTATCTAAGAGATCGGCAAAAACAAGAACTGCAAAAGGTAAACGGCGAAATTTGATAATTAATGAAGTAATTATTATTGAACTGTTAATGAAGTTATAG